The genomic window CCGTCAGGCTGACGAGCAGCTTCGACCAGCAGATGCGTTCGGCAGAGGCGGACGCGAACGGAACATGGAAGATCGCCATCGGCCAGCCCCGTTGGTACACCATCTTCAAGATCTGGACCTGCGACCCTGCGACGGGCAGTTCGTCAGAGACGATCGAATTCACCTTCGGCGGCAGCAGCCCAAAGCTTAATGAAGTGTATGCCAGCGAGACCGTCGCCTTCGGTCGCACCGGCGCCGGCACCGAAGTATCCGTGTTCGGCCCGGCCGGACAGGTTCTCGGGCGTTGCTTCGCTTTCGGCAAGTATGGCATTTGGTCGGTAAAATTCCGTGAACGGCTCAAGGCCGGGGACAAGGCGTGCATCGTCGCCAAACTCCCGAACGGCAACACTTCCATGCCGCTGTTCGTCGCGGCAAAAACCTTTTCCGTCGACGACCGCAACGTCGCCCATATCGCAGGCTCGGGCGCGGCGATCGGCGACAGGATTCGTCTATTCGATGCCGCGTCTGGAGAGCAGGTCGCCGAACCGGCAGCGACAGATTCGGGCAGTTGGTCGGTTTCATTCTGCGACCCGCTCGAAACCGGCAAACGCATCGCCGTTCAGCGCGTGCACGAGGACGGCACGACCTCCGAGGGACCAATCTTCACAGCCACCAAGTATGACTGTCTCGCTCCGGTGATCGAGACTTTCTCAGGTGGCCAGTTGGGCGGCATGGCGCAACCCGGGCTTGAGGTCACTTACACGCAGATCCGTGGTCATAGCAAAATCCGCAGCGGTGCCGTGACAACCGACGAAACATCGCTCTGGAACAGTTCTACCGGACCGGACAAGACGCCCTTCGATTTCAAACCCGGTGATATCCTCATCGCCACGACGCAGAGCGCCGACGGAACTGCGGAATCCCTGGTTTCCTCGAATGTAACGGTCGACGGCACCCGGCCGGGTTCCCCGCTTGTGGAATATGTGGACCAGAACAGCGCAAGCGGATGGGCGGAGCCGCATACCTTCGTGGTGGTCTCGACCGCAGACAAGGGCGTGATCTGCGTGGGAAGAACCACCTGGGAAGGCCACTGGTATGTCGACTGGTCGAGCTATGTCGGATCGCTGCCGACGACGACGGTGGTTGTCTTTGAGGTCTTCGAATCTCTGCTGCCAGACAGAGACGCCCCAACCTCCCTGTCTGCCGCCTGCTACGCGGACGCAAACGCAACCTATCCCGCCCAGCCCACGATCGACCTCTATATCGGCGCTCAGTTCGCCGGTGGAGAAACCGTTACCAGTCCATCCACATGGGTGAGGGTCTCCACGCCGACCCAGGTTCTCAATCCAGATGGAGCCGAGACAACTTCCAGCCAGCGCTGGAGTCTTGATCTGAGTTCGACCCCTGGCCTCATTCCAGGTGACGGCACACCCGTCACCGCCACGGCCTGGTTCAAGTCAGGCACTAGCCTCACCCTTTCCGGACCGGCATCAAGTCAAGTCACCGTCGACAGTTTTGTTCCGCCTTCCCCGATTGTTACCACCGCGTTTACCAACGACATCAAGGGCAGCGAGCCTGTTTCACTTGCCGATATCACGCAATTGCCGAATATCACTATCTATGTCTGCGATGCGGCAGACCTGACCCGAACCCCGATCTCAAGCAACAGCGGCCATCTGACAAGCGGCAGGACCTGGGAGATAAAGCCCTCGCCGCCCAGAACGCCCGGAGAAAACATGCTTGCGTGGGCGCAGACCGATGCAGGCGCAAAGTCGGGGTACACGCCGTTCACGATCGCAGCGGTCTCCAAGCCCGTGCCCCCCGAGATCACAATCGATCAAGTGGCAGATGTTGGCGGCGCCGGCACCTATCAAACGACGGTAGAGCTGTCGATGAACGGGAACGTCGTGGGAACAACCTTGGTCTCGGCAGGTTTGAGCTGGAAGATCAATGTCGGATCAACGCCTCCGGTTGGCACACGCTTCGAGGCCGTCGCAATCGATAGCTCCGGCAACAGATCGGATCCTTTCTACGCCATTGTTGGTGATGGCCCAACGAGCCTTGCAATGGATCCGACAACCATCACGACCACAAGCGCCAGCGGCACCGTCACCGACCCCAATCAGAGACTCCTGGGGTGGCGCCTGACCGATGGTTTGAAAGTCATGGACACGCTGCTGACCTCACTCAGCTTCACAGCGAATTACCTCTCCAGCGTCACCGTCAGCAGCGGCGACATCATCAAGTTCTCGGCGCAGGATACGGCGACTGATGCCACCGAGGGCACGATGACCGCCTATGACGGGAAGCAGGTCAACTAAACAACTCGTTCCATGAAAAGACAACCGGCGGAGCGGCCGCCGGTTGTCCGCCCGGATCGGGCCGAGTCCGCGATCCTGGCCCGTACCGGAAACCGGGCCCCGGGGCAGGTCGACGCGGAGCGACGGCGGATCAACGCCCCGCTCAAAACAACTTGAAATGGCATTTCATCTGTTCGCGATCAGGGCGCGGAGCCGCCAGTGGACAGATCCGGCTCAAACACTTTTACGGAGAACAAACATGGTTATGGATACAGGGAGCCTTCTGCCCCTCCCCCCCAAGGATCGGCGGCCGCTGCCGCCCGAAATCGCCTTCAACGCGGCAACCGGCATCTTCTCCGGCACTGCCCGACCAGGCGTGTCCATCAGGCTGACAAGCAGCGCCGATCCGCGCTTGCAATCGGCAACGGCGGACAGTGACGGCAAGTGGGCAATCGCTCTCCGCGGATCTCCGCGCTGGTATACGATCTTCAGGCTCTGGGCCTGCGACCGGGCAACAGGCGCTGGGTCGGAGGAAATACAGGTCACCGTCGGCGGCAAGCGCCCGACATTCGAGGATGTCTATGCAAGCAGGACCGTTGTCTTCGGTCGCATCAAGAATGGCAACGAAATCAATGTCTACGGTCCAGAAGGCGACCTACTCGGGCGCACATTCGTCCTGGGCAATGAGGGAATATGGGCCGTCACCTTCCGCAAACCGCTCAAGGCCGGAGACAGGATCTGCGTCGTCGCGAAAATTCTCGGCGGCGACACGTCCCTGCCGCTGTTCACATCCGCAAACACCTTTTCGGTCGACGATCGCAATGTCGGCCATATCGCCGGCTCCGGAGCAAGGCCGGGCGACAGGATTCAGATCTTCACATCGGAGGGCAATCTGCTCGCGGAAACCGATGCGACGCCGTCGGGCACATGGTCGATTTCGTTCTGCAAGGCGCTTGCGGCCAGCACACGCATCAACATCCGCCGTGTTCACCTGGACGGCTCATCGTCCGCGGGCCCGGTCTTTGAGACCGATGTCGAGCGATGCCTGGCCCCTGTTATCGATATGCTGGCGGACTCCAGGATCGGCGGCTTGGCGCTTTCAGGTCTGCTTGTGGAATGCAGGCACTTTCGTGACGGAACTCTGATCAAAGCTACCGATCTGGCCGCCGACGAAAATAATCGGTGGGAGAGCGCTGCAGGTTTCGGAGATTATCAGGAAAACGACAGTTTCGTCGCGACAACCCGAAGCACGGACAACAGAAGAGCTTCACTGATCCATTCTGCCGTGACGATCGGTTCGCCCAGGCCCGACATGCCGGGGATCACATCAATTGACCAGAAACATGCCACTGGGACCGGCCAGGGCGGCCAGTATATCGTGGTCTCGTCCGCTGAACACGGCCTCATCCATATGGCGCTCATCAGCAACCAAAACACATGGAGCATCGACTGGACCGGAAGCGTGGGCTCTCTCCCGAAATCGACCGTCGTCTACTTCATTCAAATGGAATCGATCAATTCCGGTTTCTATTCACCGACTTCGGAATACGCCGCGCGGTATGCGGACGCGGACGCGGAGATCATCGAACCGCCGGTCATCCTTGGCTATCGCGATGAACAGACCTTTTACGGAACGGAAGGGACAGCCGACGTCTTCATCCGCATGTTCAACTGTTCCGAACTAAGTACGGAAATGAAGCGAGGCAGTTCGCCGGTTGTTCTCGGCAAATGGACTTTTCAACCGGAGTTTGTCCCCAAACCAGGCGATGAAGTCTACGCTACCGCCAGTACCAAGACCGGCAACAGCTATGGCGTGACCTCGGAAATATCGAACTATTATACGGTCGGCGAAGCGCCTGCAACGAAAGTCCCCCTTCCGCCCGAGATCGACTATATTTTGGGCGATTCAGTCACCGGGACAGCCCAACTTGGAACCTATATAACGCTAACCCTCTCTATAGAAGGTTCAGGCCCGCAGGAGTTCCCCGCAGTACAATCGGTCGACGGAAACTGGGAGGTTCCGATAGGGACCGTCGCGCCGAGCGGTGCGGTGTTCTCCGCAACGGCAAGGTTTGGTCAAACCGGCGATCCGTCGGACGCTTATGTCAAGGTTTTGAACCAGAACCAGAAGGGGTTTCTGGTCGTCGACAGCGTCAGCGAGACCGCCGTCACGGGAACGGCCCCTCAACCTGCGCAGGTGATCATGGGTTGGCGATCGAGCGACGGGAAGAAGATCGTTGACCAGGCGCTGCCGGGCACGGAGACAGCGTTCAATATTCCCTATCCGGACGGCCTGACACTGGCCCAACACGATCAGTTGAACCTCGTCTCCGCCTTTCCGGATAACGGAACAATGACGCCCTACAATTCCAAGCCCGAGGGGTACCCGAACCAGGAGTAGGCATTTTCCGACCGCCGGCGACATCGGTCTCTGGAATCGGCCAGTGCATTTCCGCTTCGCTCGATCTCCAGCCACCGGTGACGCCGACCGGATCGGGCTCTGTTGCAGAAATTCGGCTGATGTCCGAGAGAACGCCCAAGATTTTCAGTGGGACTTGGATGAGGGTCCAACTCGAGAAGAGTTGAGCGACTTTAGAGCATTTCGCAGTCAGGCAGAATCACCTGACTGCGAAGCTGGTCGTGGCTGTCGTAATGATAGCGTTTGAGGGTTGCGCCCTTGATTGTCCGGTTCACCCGCTCGACCTGGCCATTTATCCAGCGATGTTTAGGCTTGTCGCCCTCCACATCCGGTCGTCTCGAAATCCCATGGCGTTGCAGGCATCGATGCAATGACAATCGTGCCAGATGCGGGATTGTCGGCTGAAGAGCTGTCGAACGAGACATGGCCAATCGACCCGCGCGTCTGCAGACGCAGGAAGCGGCGCAGGTCCGCCTCGGTCATCGGCGTCAGGGGGTGGTTTTCCATCCCGGATTCGTTCAGGAGCCTGTCCCCGACGAAAAGATGCCCCATGAAAACGCGTCGGCCAGTTTCCGGAAAGGCCGGGCAGACGATGGCGATATCTGTCTTCATGAGATCGAGCAACGCTTCGGCGACCGGTCCGATATTGCCGTCCGGCATCGAATCGAAAGTCGAACAATATTTGAAGACGAGTTGCTCGCAGCCTTGCGCCAACAGCCATTCGGCTGCCGCAAGCGATTGCCGCACGGCCTCCGCGACAGGAAGCATCCGTGTCTTCAACGCCACCACGCCGGCCTCGGACGCGCCCGGGTCACCACCTGGCCCGACGAACAGACTGGTCGCCATGCCGCCCTTGGCAAGCGTGTTGGCAAGGTCGCTTGCGCCGGTGAAGTCATCCGCGATCGCCCCGAGAAGCATTACCGGCCCTCCCCTCTCACGGCATCGAGCAGAAAGCAGCAATCCGGCTCCGATTGCGTGGCGAAGGTCTTCACGACGGAAAGGTCGGCAAGCTCGACTTCCGCGCAGCGATCATCCGCAAGTGAGATGAAGGCGGTCTCACCGACGACGTGGGCCGCAAGCGGAATGCTGCCGAGCGGCAGGCAGCCGAGCTCGCGCATGCCTTCCGCGTCGACGAGCGAAATGCTCCTGTCGCCGCAGTTCAGGAGCAGAAGCCGGTTTCCGGCGAGGCCATAGACGCGCAGCGGATCGCTTCGCGTCTTCATCTCGCGCGTAATGCGCATCGAGGCGGTGTCGATTGCGACAAGCGTGTCGGAGAGGCGGTTCGTGACATAGAGGGTGTCGCCTCCGGCATTGAGCCATATCCCTTCAGGCTTTTCGCCCGGCGTCACCGCGATCGGCGGGATGGCGGCGTCACGCGGCGCGACTTTCGTCACGGTATGGCTCAGGAGGTTGCAGCAATAGGCTGTTTCGCCATCGGCGCTGACCCGGAAAAGGTGGCCTTTCAGCCCGCCACTCGGCACAGCCCGGGACGGAACGTCCACCGACAGAGGGTCATCGAAGGTCATCAGGATGTTATCACCTTCACTGAGCGCCAGCAGCCGGCCGCGGCCATCGAGCGCGATGCCGTGAATCCGGCGCCAGGGTCGGCAGTCCAGCGTTCTGACGATGCTGCGGGCGGCCAGATCGACCACGGTGATCGAACTACCGCCATCACCATGGTCGGCGGATGTACGCAGACCGTAGTGGCCGATGAAGGCGAATGCCTGATCGGCGGAGACCACGAACTCGTGCGAGTAGCGGGGCAGGTCGATACTGTCGAGGCGCTTGGTCGTCTTGCTGTCGTAGAAGCTCAGGCAGTGACTGCTTTTCTCGACGATAACCAGCATGCCGGCATTTGCTTCGCTCATCGGCCCGGCAATCCCCTGGTCAGCACGTCGATGGCGTAGAGCGACGTCGAGGCCGTGATGAACAGTCTGTTGTTCTCAGGTCCGCCGAAGGTGCAGTTCGCGACGATCTCGGGCACCAGGATTTTCCCTAGCCGCTCGCCTCCGGGCGTATACACCTGAATGCCGTCATGAGCGGAGGTGAAGATATGGCCGTGGACATCGAGCCGGAAACCATCCGAAGCGCCGGGCAGCACCTCGGCAAAGATCCGGCCGTTCCTGAGCCGCTTGCCGTCCTCGACCTCGAAAACGCGGATATGCGGCGGTCCGTCGGCCGCATCGGACCGTCCCGTGTCGGAAATGTAGAGCAGGCCCTCGTCCACCGAGAAGGCGAGACCGTTCGGCCTGTCGAAATCATCGGCGACGACGGTGAGTTCTTCCGTCTCCGGGTCGAAACGATAGACGTAGCAGGCCCCGATTTCACTGTCCGCCTTGACGCCCTCATAGTCGGAGAGGATGCCGTAGGGCGGGTCCGTAAACCAGATCGTGCCGTCGGATTTCACGACCACATCGTTCGGCGAATTCAGTCGCTTGCCCTGATAACGGTCGACGAGCGTCACCACCGTGCCGTCGGCCTCGGTGCGGCTGACCGCGCGGCCGGAGTGTTCGCAGGAGACGAGCCGCCCCTCGCGGTCGCGTGTGTGGCCGTTGGCGTGTCTGGACGGTTCGCGGAACACCGACCCGCCCTCTTCGGGATGCCAGCGCAGCATCCGGTTATTGGGAATGTCGCTCCAGGTGATGCTGCCGTCTTCCCACCAGACCGGCCCCTCGCTCCATGTCGCTCCGGTCCAGAGTTTTTCAAGCCTGGCATCCGGCGCGACCAGTCCGGTCATGCGGGGATCCTCGACAATCACATCGCTCATTGCGGTCTCCTCTCCGTCGCTGTGGATGCAGCCATGCGCGCGGCCAACAGCACCGCCTCCTCGCCGGCAAGCGGATTGGCAATGCCCTGGCCTGCAATATCGTAGGCCGTGCCATGGGCAGGCGTACAGACCGGAAATGAAAGACCGCCCAGCATGGTGACGCCCCGGTCAAAGCCCATCAGCTTCATCGCGATCTGGCCCTGGTCGTGATACATTGTCAGCACCGCGTGATGGCCTTCCTTCAGCGCCTTGACGAAGACGGTATCGGCGGGAAATGGGCCGGCGACATCATGGCCGCGTGCCCTTGCCGCCTCGATGGCCGGGGCAATGATCTCGATTTCCTCCATGCCGAAGCTGCCGCCGTCACCGGCATGCGGGTTGAGACCGGCAACCAGTATACGAGGCTTTTCAATGCCGGCCAGCCTGAGGCAGCTCTCCGTTCGGGCTATTTCCCGCAGGATTACCTCTTCGCTCAGCGCCGCGGAGACATCCTTCAGCGGAATGTGCGAGGTGACGCGGGCATTCCAGATCTGCTGGAGGACGTTGAATTCACGCACGCCGCCGTCGTCGAGGCGAAGAAGCCCGGTGATGAAACGGCTTTCATCGTCATAACCCGGATGGGCGTAGCGCATCGCCTTCTTGTTGAAGGGCGTGTAGCAGACCCCGTCCACCCTGCCTGCCTTGGCAAGCCTCAGCGCCAGGGTGAAATTTTCGACCGCGAACCGTCCGCCGGCAAGGCTTGCTTCGCCGGGCGTGATATCGGCTGGATCGAGATTGCCGAGATCGATCAGCGCCGGTCCGGTATCCGCATTCCCGATCTCCTCGATCGCGACCGAAGGGACGGCGGTTGCGAGCCCCGCGACGGCCGCTCCCGCATCGAGCATCCGCCGGTCGCCGATGACGACCAGCCGAGCCGCCTCCCGGACGCGTGCCGACGCCACAAGCCGGGTGGCAAGTTCGGTGCTGATCCCTGCCGGATCGCCCATCGCGAGCGCGATCAGCGGGCGTTGCCTGCCTTGCTGCTCAGCATCCATGTCGTTGTCTCCTTTCGTCACCGCAGCCGCGCGCCTTCGGGCGAGAACAGCCGCATGCAGCCCTTCTGGCATGTCAGCCATATCCGCTCCCCGGAGGAGTGATCCTGCCCTTCGCGCTGTTCGACGGTGAGATCCTGTCCGTCCGCAAGACGGCAGTAGAGATAGCGCGTGCCGCCGAGATATTCGGCAAAATCCACTGTGGCTTCAAACGAAGAACCGCTGTTTTCGCCGATGGTCAGGTGCTCCGGCCGAATACCGAGCTTGACCGGCCCGCTCTCAGTCGTCGCTTCGACGGGCGGATCGACGACAATCGTCTGTCCGCCGACGAAAAGACTTCCCGCCGGGCCGGCGGTCGCGTCAATGATGTTCATCCGCGGCGAGCCGATGAAGCCGGCGACGAACAGGTTGTTCGGATCTTCATAGACATCGCGCGGCGTGCCCACCTGCTCGATCCTGCCGTCACGCAGGACGACGATCCGGTCGGCAAGCGTCATGGCCTCGGTCTGGTCGTGCGTGACGTAGATCATGGTGTTGCCGAGTTCGCGATGCAGCCTTGCGATCTCGATGCGCATGCTGACCCTGAGTTCGGCATCGAGATTGGACAGCGGCTCATCGAACAGGAAGGCGAGCGGCTTGCGCACGATTGCCCGGCCGATCGCGACGCGCTGCCGCTGCCCGCCCGAAAGCTGGCCCGGCCGCCGGTCGAGCAGCGGGCCGATCTTCAGGATTTCGGCAGCCGCTTCGACCTGACGTTCGATTTCGGGCGGCGGCGTCCTGGCGATTTCAAGGCCGAAGGCAAGGTTCTGGCGCACGCTCATATGCGGATAGAGCGCATAGGACTGGAACACCATGGCGATGCCCCGCTTCGAGGGATCGAGGTCGGTGACGTCGCGTCCGGCGATGAGAATGTCACCGTCGGTGACATCCTCCAGGCCCGCGATCATCCGGAGCAGCGTGGACTTGCCGCAGCCCGATGGGCCGACGAAGACCACGAACTCGCCGCCCTTGATGGCGAGATCGAGACCGTGAATGACATCGACCGCGCCGAAGCTCTTGCGCACGCCGTGAAGCGTGATGTCGGCCTTTTCCTGCGATAATGTGCTCATCTTAAGTCCTGACCCAGACGAGCATCTCGCCAGGCTCCCGGTTATCCCAGAGGTGATAGGGAACGAAGCGAGCCGTCACCGGACGAAGATCGGGGGCCTTCCGGTCGTAAAGCCGGTTGCCGTGTCCCTGCCAGTCTTCGCGGTGCGCCGGAACGTCGATGGCAACGCCACCGCTCAGGGCACTCAGCACGCTTGTGTTCGCCTCCGCAATGGCATCGTCAACGATGAGCGCGTTGAGACCGGCGGTATTGTCGGTTTCCTCGACGCAGTAGATCAGCGGGCCCCGCGCCAGTGCGGCCCGTCCGAGATCGGCCCGAACGGCCGGATTGGCGCGCAGCGCATAGGGCTGCATCGGCAGGTCGAGCGACAGTGCATCGCCGGGCTGCCATTCCCGTTCGATGCGCAGATAGCCGCGTTCGGGGTCGCACTCGACGGTCTTTCCGTTGATGGCAAGCGATGCGCCTTCGCACCAGCCGGGAATCCTCAGCGCCAGGCGGAAGGCGAGCGGCATTTCGAGGCCGAGCGTGATATCGATGCGGCCGGACCACGGATAGGCGGTCTTCTGCTCCACCGTGACGCTGCCTCCGGCGACCGCCAGCCGGGCGGTGCTTTCATTGTAGAGATGGATGGCAATCTCGTCGGCGGCGACGCCATACATGTAGGTGCCGATCGAGGCGACGGTGCGGGCGATGTTCGGCGGGCAGCAGGGGCAGCGGTGCCAGGTCCAGCGGTGGTGGCCGCCCCGGCTCTCCAGCGGGTTGTCGTAAAAGAAGGTCGTGCCGTCGAGGGAAAGACCGGAGAGCGCGCCGTTGTAGAGCGCCTGCTCCATGACGTCGGCAAACCGGCCGTCCGGACCCCGGCCGAGCATGCGGCTCGCCCACATGGCAAGGCCGACGGAAGCGCAGGTCTCGGCATAGGCGCTTTCGTTCGGCAGGTCGTAATAGTCGGTGAAGCCCTCATTGCTCGCCGCCGGGCCGATGCCGCCGGTCACATACATCTGCTTTTCCGTCAGATCCTCCCACAGGATCTTCAGCGCATCCGTGAGGCTGTCATCGCCGAATTCCGTGGCGACATCGGCCATGCCGGAATAGAGGTACATCGCCCGGACCGCGTGTCCGGTAACCTTGGTCTGCTCGCGCACTGGCAGATGCGACTGGTTATACTCATAGGTGTCGTGGCGGAAACGCTTCGGGTCCTCGTTGCGGGCGGCCGCCTCGACATCGAAGTAATGCGGCTCCTGGCCGCGGGCATCG from Martelella sp. NC20 includes these protein-coding regions:
- a CDS encoding YncE family protein translates to MSEANAGMLVIVEKSSHCLSFYDSKTTKRLDSIDLPRYSHEFVVSADQAFAFIGHYGLRTSADHGDGGSSITVVDLAARSIVRTLDCRPWRRIHGIALDGRGRLLALSEGDNILMTFDDPLSVDVPSRAVPSGGLKGHLFRVSADGETAYCCNLLSHTVTKVAPRDAAIPPIAVTPGEKPEGIWLNAGGDTLYVTNRLSDTLVAIDTASMRITREMKTRSDPLRVYGLAGNRLLLLNCGDRSISLVDAEGMRELGCLPLGSIPLAAHVVGETAFISLADDRCAEVELADLSVVKTFATQSEPDCCFLLDAVRGEGR
- a CDS encoding SMP-30/gluconolactonase/LRE family protein, which translates into the protein MSDVIVEDPRMTGLVAPDARLEKLWTGATWSEGPVWWEDGSITWSDIPNNRMLRWHPEEGGSVFREPSRHANGHTRDREGRLVSCEHSGRAVSRTEADGTVVTLVDRYQGKRLNSPNDVVVKSDGTIWFTDPPYGILSDYEGVKADSEIGACYVYRFDPETEELTVVADDFDRPNGLAFSVDEGLLYISDTGRSDAADGPPHIRVFEVEDGKRLRNGRIFAEVLPGASDGFRLDVHGHIFTSAHDGIQVYTPGGERLGKILVPEIVANCTFGGPENNRLFITASTSLYAIDVLTRGLPGR
- a CDS encoding 4-hydroxythreonine-4-phosphate dehydrogenase PdxA — encoded protein: MDAEQQGRQRPLIALAMGDPAGISTELATRLVASARVREAARLVVIGDRRMLDAGAAVAGLATAVPSVAIEEIGNADTGPALIDLGNLDPADITPGEASLAGGRFAVENFTLALRLAKAGRVDGVCYTPFNKKAMRYAHPGYDDESRFITGLLRLDDGGVREFNVLQQIWNARVTSHIPLKDVSAALSEEVILREIARTESCLRLAGIEKPRILVAGLNPHAGDGGSFGMEEIEIIAPAIEAARARGHDVAGPFPADTVFVKALKEGHHAVLTMYHDQGQIAMKLMGFDRGVTMLGGLSFPVCTPAHGTAYDIAGQGIANPLAGEEAVLLAARMAASTATERRPQ
- a CDS encoding ABC transporter ATP-binding protein — its product is MSTLSQEKADITLHGVRKSFGAVDVIHGLDLAIKGGEFVVFVGPSGCGKSTLLRMIAGLEDVTDGDILIAGRDVTDLDPSKRGIAMVFQSYALYPHMSVRQNLAFGLEIARTPPPEIERQVEAAAEILKIGPLLDRRPGQLSGGQRQRVAIGRAIVRKPLAFLFDEPLSNLDAELRVSMRIEIARLHRELGNTMIYVTHDQTEAMTLADRIVVLRDGRIEQVGTPRDVYEDPNNLFVAGFIGSPRMNIIDATAGPAGSLFVGGQTIVVDPPVEATTESGPVKLGIRPEHLTIGENSGSSFEATVDFAEYLGGTRYLYCRLADGQDLTVEQREGQDHSSGERIWLTCQKGCMRLFSPEGARLR
- a CDS encoding glycoside hydrolase family 127 protein — its product is MTSFDLPAISGFRPPALPDVDVQGFWGDRIDAVAHQTAMILYDRCVAAGMLEQINPDVPVPPLRLPYHTRADGTPDTVNVQMFWDSDVAKVIETAAYALYRTPNPDLEAKTDEIIAMFCKLQQPDGYLNSWFIRMRPGDRWSNLRDCHELYCAGHLMEAAVAYFQATGKPALLDAMCRYADHIGSVFGPGPDQKPGYCGHEEIELALVRLGRVTGEQRYLDLARFFIDARGQEPHYFDVEAAARNEDPKRFRHDTYEYNQSHLPVREQTKVTGHAVRAMYLYSGMADVATEFGDDSLTDALKILWEDLTEKQMYVTGGIGPAASNEGFTDYYDLPNESAYAETCASVGLAMWASRMLGRGPDGRFADVMEQALYNGALSGLSLDGTTFFYDNPLESRGGHHRWTWHRCPCCPPNIARTVASIGTYMYGVAADEIAIHLYNESTARLAVAGGSVTVEQKTAYPWSGRIDITLGLEMPLAFRLALRIPGWCEGASLAINGKTVECDPERGYLRIEREWQPGDALSLDLPMQPYALRANPAVRADLGRAALARGPLIYCVEETDNTAGLNALIVDDAIAEANTSVLSALSGGVAIDVPAHREDWQGHGNRLYDRKAPDLRPVTARFVPYHLWDNREPGEMLVWVRT